One Pseudomonadota bacterium genomic window carries:
- a CDS encoding mechanosensitive ion channel family protein yields MQNPWVILGVMAVLVAYRYAAFRTKKMPHFPIGLLILYLALNFVHKAMADRLSQGLLHWIDTAAVIALYCAVARLIFALTVELWVKIQKKERLPALTKDFLLAVIYAVIIFLVLREKGGANLAGLITTSAVLTAVIGLAAQSTLGNLFAGLSLQLERPYSIGDWIQYGEKVGRVVGIGWKSTRLLNFESELVYVPNLDIIKTVLTNFSRPSRLHTMKINVGIEYGAAPNRVRRVMLDTLREEPRILKTPAPSVRVMEYGDFAITYMMRFAYEDYGVSPELRASVMNRLWYALRRNGIRIPFPIRDVHHAHIERAREEELSKKQRGDVRARLDSVPILAPLSHEEKESLARSMRIESYAEGETVVWQGDPGDSMYVIHSGACDVLVGKDSSIPVATLAPPSFFGEMSLLTGEPRSATVRATADSTLFAIDKALFSDILSADVAILERLAQALAERQAETNRKLGEGERDRSARVQGLSARIRSFFGLT; encoded by the coding sequence ATGCAGAACCCGTGGGTCATCCTGGGCGTGATGGCGGTCCTTGTGGCCTACCGTTACGCCGCGTTCCGCACAAAGAAGATGCCGCACTTCCCGATCGGCCTGCTCATCCTCTACCTGGCGCTCAACTTCGTGCACAAGGCCATGGCCGATCGGCTGAGCCAGGGGCTCCTTCACTGGATCGACACGGCCGCAGTCATAGCGCTCTACTGCGCGGTCGCCCGCCTCATCTTCGCCCTGACCGTCGAGCTCTGGGTCAAGATACAGAAAAAGGAGAGGCTGCCGGCCCTCACGAAGGACTTTCTGCTCGCCGTCATATACGCGGTGATCATATTCCTGGTCCTGCGCGAGAAGGGCGGGGCGAACCTCGCGGGGCTCATCACCACTTCGGCGGTTCTCACCGCAGTGATCGGCCTCGCCGCGCAGAGCACCCTCGGCAACCTGTTCGCAGGGCTCTCTCTCCAGCTCGAGCGGCCGTACTCCATAGGCGACTGGATACAGTACGGAGAGAAGGTGGGGAGGGTGGTCGGCATCGGATGGAAGTCGACCAGGCTCCTCAACTTCGAGAGCGAGCTGGTCTACGTCCCCAACCTCGACATAATAAAGACCGTGCTCACCAACTTCTCCAGGCCCTCGCGCCTGCACACGATGAAGATAAACGTGGGCATCGAGTACGGCGCGGCCCCGAACAGGGTCCGCCGGGTCATGCTGGACACCCTACGCGAGGAGCCGAGGATTCTGAAGACCCCCGCGCCGTCGGTGAGGGTGATGGAGTACGGCGACTTCGCGATAACGTACATGATGAGGTTCGCCTACGAGGACTACGGCGTCTCCCCGGAGCTGCGCGCATCGGTGATGAACAGGCTGTGGTACGCGCTGCGCCGCAACGGCATCCGCATCCCGTTCCCGATCAGGGACGTGCATCACGCCCACATAGAGCGCGCGCGCGAGGAGGAGCTGTCGAAGAAACAGCGGGGAGATGTTCGCGCGCGCCTCGACTCGGTGCCCATCCTCGCGCCGCTTTCTCACGAGGAGAAGGAGTCGCTCGCGCGCTCCATGAGAATAGAGTCCTACGCGGAGGGGGAGACCGTGGTGTGGCAGGGAGACCCTGGCGACTCCATGTACGTGATACATTCCGGCGCCTGCGACGTGCTCGTTGGCAAGGACTCCTCGATTCCGGTCGCCACTCTCGCGCCGCCGTCTTTCTTCGGCGAGATGAGCCTTCTCACCGGCGAGCCGAGGTCGGCGACCGTGCGCGCGACCGCAGACTCCACGCTCTTTGCCATAGACAAGGCGCTGTTCTCCGACATCCTCTCCGCAGACGTCGCGATACTCGAGAGACTGGCGCAGGCCCTTGCAGAGCGCCAGGCGGAGACGAACAGGAAGCTGGGCGAGGGGGAGAGGGACCGCTCCGCCAGGGTCCAGGGGCTCTCCGCCCGCATAAGGTCGTTCTTCGGCCTCACGTAG